The following are from one region of the Rhodopirellula sp. P2 genome:
- a CDS encoding sulfatase, which produces MRLWMLLPILAAPLQLAVLGPVAAKQPMNVLFLISDDLTSTALSCYGNEVCQTPNIDSLAAEGTRFTRAYCQATYCGPSRASFLSGYYPHATGVLGYKSPRPQIGDRPTWPQCFKDQGYYTARVSKIYHMGVPGGIETGGDGRDHDGGNGADDAISWTERFNSPGPEWKATGDGETLENNPDGARPVVGGNTFVVVEADGDDTVHSDGKTAVKAAELIHAKREQPFWLGVGFVRPHVPFVAPAKYFEPFKPYRKLRLPERIEGDWDDIPKLGINYKTSQNMKMDLRRQRKAVGGYYASVAYMDAQVGKVLAALRESEQAENTIVVFTSDHGYHLGEHDFWAKVSLRDESSQVPLIIKVPGKDPGVCHSLVEMLDLYPTLAKLCDLDVPDHVQGKDISRLLDDPQQAVRDAAFCVAPMRKGFLLRTDRWAFIQYKEDASGGIELFDMQSDPRQFTNLASSPEHANVVAELRQRLTQKLIDIRTNDLAHAKQQPPK; this is translated from the coding sequence ATGCGTCTCTGGATGCTGCTCCCGATCCTAGCCGCCCCGCTCCAGCTTGCTGTGCTGGGCCCCGTCGCCGCGAAGCAGCCGATGAACGTGCTGTTCCTCATCTCAGACGACCTGACCTCGACGGCGCTGTCTTGTTACGGAAACGAAGTTTGCCAGACACCCAACATCGACTCCTTGGCGGCGGAGGGAACGCGATTCACCCGAGCCTATTGCCAGGCCACCTACTGCGGTCCCTCGCGCGCGTCGTTTCTGTCGGGATACTACCCGCACGCCACGGGCGTCTTGGGCTACAAAAGCCCGCGTCCGCAAATTGGCGATCGCCCGACATGGCCGCAATGTTTCAAAGACCAGGGCTACTACACGGCTCGTGTCAGCAAGATCTATCACATGGGGGTGCCGGGCGGGATTGAAACCGGCGGGGACGGACGAGACCATGATGGCGGAAATGGAGCGGACGACGCGATATCCTGGACGGAGCGTTTCAACAGCCCGGGACCAGAATGGAAAGCCACCGGCGACGGGGAAACCTTGGAGAACAACCCCGATGGGGCTCGTCCCGTCGTTGGAGGCAACACGTTTGTCGTGGTGGAAGCCGATGGCGACGACACCGTTCACTCGGACGGGAAAACTGCCGTCAAAGCAGCTGAACTGATTCATGCCAAGCGTGAACAACCGTTTTGGTTGGGTGTTGGATTTGTCCGTCCACATGTTCCCTTCGTGGCTCCCGCGAAGTACTTCGAGCCCTTCAAACCGTATCGCAAACTTCGCCTGCCGGAACGCATCGAGGGCGACTGGGACGATATCCCGAAGTTGGGCATCAACTACAAAACCAGCCAGAACATGAAGATGGATCTCCGCCGCCAGCGCAAAGCGGTCGGTGGATACTATGCCTCGGTCGCCTACATGGATGCTCAGGTCGGTAAAGTGCTGGCGGCGCTCCGCGAATCCGAGCAAGCAGAGAACACGATCGTTGTGTTCACCAGCGACCATGGTTACCACTTGGGCGAGCATGATTTCTGGGCCAAGGTTTCTTTGAGAGACGAGTCCTCCCAGGTCCCACTGATCATCAAAGTCCCAGGCAAGGATCCCGGTGTCTGCCACAGCCTGGTGGAGATGTTGGATCTGTACCCGACCCTGGCCAAGTTGTGCGATTTGGATGTCCCCGATCACGTGCAGGGCAAGGACATCTCCAGGCTGTTGGATGATCCCCAGCAAGCAGTTCGTGACGCGGCCTTCTGTGTCGCCCCGATGCGCAAAGGGTTCTTGTTGAGAACGGATCGTTGGGCGTTCATTCAGTACAAAGAAGACGCTTCGGGCGGGATCGAACTGTTTGACATGCAATCCGACCCGCGCCAGTTCACCAACCTCGCGTCATCTCCCGAACATGCCAACGTGGTCGCGGAACTGAGGCAACGCCTGACTCAAAAGCTCATCGACATCCGAACGAATGACTTGGCCCACGCGAAGCAGCAACCGCCCAAGTAA
- the panC gene encoding pantoate--beta-alanine ligase, producing the protein MQTFSTIDSMRAWCRQQSNQQRTIGLVPTMGALHEGHLSLVKAAKQRCDHCVTTIFVNPTQFAAHEDLDLYPRPLEDDLAKLRQAGVEAVFLPSAGEMYPQRDGQVATSVQPSSVALPLEGVHRPDHFVGVATVVLKLFQAAPADFAFFGRKDFQQLCVIEHMVRDLNLPTQIVPCEIIREPDGLAMSSRNRYLSESERQRALCLSRSLLEAERAFRGGERNPLRMEAILAANLTDCDSVDYAVVVDRESLLPVSDIKQNAVALIAARVGSTRLIDNRELYVD; encoded by the coding sequence TTGCAAACGTTTTCCACCATTGATTCCATGCGCGCATGGTGTCGTCAACAATCCAATCAACAACGAACCATTGGGTTGGTGCCCACGATGGGCGCGCTGCATGAAGGTCATCTGTCGCTCGTTAAGGCGGCAAAGCAACGCTGTGACCACTGCGTCACCACCATCTTTGTGAATCCCACCCAGTTTGCTGCTCACGAAGATCTCGATCTCTATCCCCGACCGCTCGAAGACGACTTGGCCAAACTCCGGCAGGCCGGTGTCGAGGCGGTGTTCCTGCCCTCGGCGGGGGAGATGTATCCTCAACGCGATGGGCAGGTTGCCACCTCGGTTCAGCCGTCCTCCGTCGCGTTGCCCTTGGAGGGCGTGCATCGCCCGGATCACTTCGTCGGCGTGGCGACCGTGGTGTTGAAATTGTTTCAGGCCGCCCCAGCGGATTTCGCGTTCTTTGGTCGCAAAGACTTTCAACAGCTGTGCGTGATCGAGCACATGGTGCGGGATCTGAATCTGCCGACCCAGATCGTTCCCTGCGAGATCATCCGCGAACCGGACGGCTTGGCGATGAGCAGCCGCAACCGGTATCTTTCCGAGAGCGAACGCCAACGTGCACTGTGTCTGTCTCGTTCGCTCCTCGAGGCGGAGCGGGCATTTCGCGGTGGGGAACGGAACCCCCTACGCATGGAGGCCATCTTGGCCGCCAATCTCACGGACTGTGACAGCGTGGACTACGCCGTGGTGGTGGATCGAGAAAGTCTGTTGCCGGTCTCCGACATCAAGCAAAATGCGGTCGCCCTGATAGCGGCTCGCGTGGGCTCCACACGTTTGATCGATAATCGTGAATTGTATGTTGATTGA
- a CDS encoding flagellin N-terminal helical domain-containing protein — translation MTRINTNVSSLVAQNRLQSSNNDLQESLTRLSTGLRINSGSDDPAGLIASEALRSEITGLTKSISNTQRASQIISTADSALGQVSNLLNDVRGLVVEAANSGALSNEEIAANQLQIDSSLEAINRIAQTTTFQGRKLLDGSQDFISTAGSVSSVSDVSIDQANLGKTGKIDVEVVINSAATQASATASDSGFTTAANATASTPDVGTAAQTINGETIDITGEGLTSIVITNDSNASGPGEASFDADTGVLTITGNFEGDSLNVGEVDADADAEVIQTAINSIEGFVATGATAPGTAAAATAATVDSNGAALQIDAASLGSDFNNVSINFVSGAANEASYDEDQKILTVTVNSSAPQDASALATVIEAVQVDGEQAFNVTANADAQVDIADGIDSLDTGSTGGETLNADLVFQLNGENGAETFNFGAGTSKDQIAAAVNLVSDSTGVEADATNGLEFTSTTYGSESLVNIDVISEGAGGTFEASLDNVRSTGNDVVATVNGVTANGSGNSLSINTSSLDLSLTVDDGSSTNFSFSITGGGATFQLGPDVTSTQQASLGIGSVSTGKLGGASGRLYELGSGQSKSLTNDVEGAAKVIDEVIGKVVGLRGRLGSFQSTTLESNMVSLNETKANLQEAESSIRDADFAQESANLTRAQILVQSGTNVLSLANQNPRNVLSLLG, via the coding sequence ATGACTCGGATCAACACCAACGTTTCTTCTTTGGTTGCACAGAATCGCCTCCAAAGCAGCAACAATGACCTGCAAGAATCTTTGACTCGTTTGAGCACCGGTCTTCGAATCAACTCGGGCAGCGACGACCCTGCTGGTTTGATTGCCAGCGAAGCCCTGCGGAGCGAAATCACTGGATTGACCAAATCGATCAGCAACACGCAACGTGCCAGCCAGATCATCAGCACCGCCGACAGCGCTCTGGGCCAGGTCAGCAACCTGCTCAATGACGTCCGTGGCCTGGTCGTCGAAGCCGCCAACTCGGGTGCCTTGAGCAACGAAGAAATCGCTGCCAACCAGTTGCAGATCGACAGTTCGCTGGAAGCCATCAACCGGATTGCACAAACGACGACCTTCCAAGGCCGGAAGTTGCTCGACGGTTCCCAAGACTTCATCAGCACCGCTGGTAGCGTGAGCAGCGTGAGCGACGTCTCCATTGATCAAGCCAACCTGGGCAAAACCGGCAAGATCGATGTCGAAGTTGTGATCAACTCGGCTGCGACCCAAGCGAGTGCAACCGCCAGTGATTCCGGATTCACAACGGCTGCAAACGCAACTGCCAGTACCCCCGATGTTGGAACAGCCGCACAGACTATCAATGGTGAAACCATCGATATCACTGGCGAAGGTTTGACCAGCATCGTCATCACGAATGACAGCAACGCCTCAGGACCAGGCGAGGCTTCGTTCGACGCAGACACCGGCGTGTTGACGATCACAGGCAACTTCGAAGGTGATTCACTGAACGTTGGTGAAGTGGACGCTGATGCCGACGCGGAAGTGATTCAGACTGCGATCAATTCCATCGAAGGATTTGTCGCAACCGGCGCAACGGCTCCGGGTACCGCAGCCGCAGCCACCGCCGCGACCGTTGACTCCAATGGAGCCGCACTGCAAATCGACGCTGCCTCGCTTGGTTCGGACTTCAACAACGTTTCGATCAACTTTGTATCGGGTGCTGCAAACGAAGCTTCCTACGACGAAGATCAAAAGATTCTGACGGTCACCGTCAATAGCAGTGCCCCTCAAGACGCATCCGCTTTGGCAACGGTCATCGAAGCTGTGCAAGTCGACGGCGAACAAGCCTTCAACGTGACCGCTAACGCAGACGCCCAAGTCGACATCGCCGACGGGATCGACAGTTTAGACACCGGTAGCACCGGTGGCGAAACCCTCAACGCAGACTTGGTCTTCCAGCTCAACGGCGAGAACGGAGCCGAAACGTTCAACTTCGGTGCTGGAACCAGCAAGGATCAGATTGCTGCCGCAGTGAACTTGGTTTCTGACAGCACCGGTGTGGAAGCCGACGCAACGAACGGCTTGGAATTCACCTCGACCACTTACGGCAGTGAATCATTGGTCAACATCGACGTCATCAGTGAAGGTGCCGGCGGAACTTTCGAGGCGAGCCTCGACAACGTGCGTTCGACCGGCAACGACGTGGTTGCCACCGTCAACGGTGTGACCGCCAACGGCAGCGGAAACAGCCTGTCGATCAACACCAGTTCGTTGGATTTGAGCTTGACCGTCGATGACGGAAGCAGCACCAACTTCAGCTTCAGCATCACCGGTGGTGGAGCCACCTTCCAATTGGGTCCTGATGTGACCAGCACCCAGCAAGCAAGCTTGGGGATTGGCAGCGTTTCGACGGGCAAATTGGGCGGAGCATCCGGACGTCTCTACGAACTGGGCAGTGGCCAATCCAAAAGTTTGACCAACGACGTCGAAGGTGCCGCCAAGGTCATCGACGAAGTCATCGGCAAAGTGGTCGGTCTGCGTGGTCGTCTGGGTTCGTTCCAAAGCACAACGCTGGAAAGCAACATGGTTTCGCTGAATGAAACCAAAGCCAACTTGCAAGAAGCTGAAAGCTCGATCCGTGACGCTGACTTCGCTCAAGAATCAGCCAACCTGACACGTGCTCAAATCCTGGTTCAATCCGGTACCAACGTGCTGTCACTTGCAAACCAAAACCCACGGAACGTGTTGTCGTTGCTGGGTTAA
- a CDS encoding bifunctional nuclease family protein, translating to MTVQMQLARIIISELTDNQVIYLKEVDGTRQFPIMIGIFEATNIDRRVKNDYVPPRPLTHDLIVNVAESLDATIEQVVISDLSEHTYFAQLHLRTRDGELIEVDARPSDAIAVAVTFDPPLPIFVAEEVLDGATGASDD from the coding sequence ATGACCGTCCAAATGCAACTCGCTCGGATCATCATTTCCGAGCTGACCGACAATCAAGTCATTTATCTCAAGGAAGTCGACGGCACCCGCCAATTCCCGATCATGATTGGAATCTTTGAAGCCACCAACATCGATCGTCGTGTGAAAAATGACTACGTCCCACCGCGACCGCTGACCCATGATTTGATTGTCAACGTCGCCGAATCGCTGGATGCAACGATCGAACAAGTGGTGATCAGCGATTTGTCCGAGCACACGTACTTCGCACAGCTGCACCTGCGAACCCGAGACGGTGAACTGATCGAAGTCGACGCCCGACCGAGTGATGCCATTGCTGTGGCGGTCACGTTTGATCCCCCCTTGCCGATCTTTGTCGCGGAAGAAGTTTTGGACGGTGCAACCGGAGCAAGCGACGATTGA
- a CDS encoding flagellar protein FliS → MDNFGRRRGDAYLESMVQTASPARLRLMVIERAVEVSRHLAHHWNSQPGKRGTNEYSLKLLELLSELLSGVTDNSVEVCRTVADLYVFLCQHLIAAEQNGDASMIDEIRLVLETEAETWRMVCAQEGTDKSPSNKRIAEVLSGSGGLNLQG, encoded by the coding sequence ATGGATAACTTTGGCCGACGCCGGGGCGACGCGTACCTGGAATCCATGGTTCAGACAGCATCGCCCGCCCGATTGCGTCTGATGGTGATCGAGCGTGCCGTGGAAGTCTCGCGGCACTTGGCTCACCACTGGAACTCCCAACCTGGCAAACGCGGAACGAACGAGTATTCGTTGAAGTTGCTCGAGTTGTTGTCGGAACTGCTATCGGGTGTCACCGACAACTCCGTCGAAGTTTGCCGCACCGTCGCTGACCTCTACGTGTTCTTGTGCCAGCACTTGATCGCAGCGGAACAGAATGGCGATGCCTCCATGATCGACGAAATCCGCCTGGTGCTGGAAACGGAAGCCGAAACCTGGCGAATGGTTTGTGCTCAAGAAGGCACGGACAAATCGCCTTCCAACAAACGCATCGCTGAGGTGCTGTCAGGCTCGGGTGGTTTGAACCTGCAGGGTTGA
- a CDS encoding SDR family oxidoreductase, with protein MSSSLESALAQLAGTRCLVTGAAGFIGSQMVERLLAAGANVVALDNLSTGFRHNLTPFLEGPHQARLTFLEGDAADRTCVEQAVTNVDHIFHFAAMASVPRSMREPGLCHEWTTTSTVELLAAGAAAGVKRLVLSSTSAVYGNSPYVAKREDDMPAPLSPYAAAKLSSENYCQVFQREFPIETVVLRYFNVFGPRQDPQSEYSAVIPRFVSMILSGERPIIYGDGQQSRDFVFVRDVANANMLAATVKDAAGGIFNVGRGQRTTLLDLLDTLRELLQGDIQPIHEPPRAGDVRDSLADTNQIRSRLGFEPTVDMKEGLRQSIEYYRGICSQA; from the coding sequence ATGTCGTCCTCGCTCGAATCCGCTCTTGCTCAGCTCGCTGGCACACGTTGCCTGGTCACGGGAGCAGCGGGATTCATTGGTTCGCAAATGGTCGAACGTTTGCTTGCTGCCGGCGCCAACGTGGTTGCACTCGACAATCTCAGCACGGGCTTTCGTCACAACTTGACGCCGTTTCTGGAAGGCCCTCACCAAGCTCGCTTGACGTTTCTCGAAGGCGACGCCGCTGACCGAACGTGCGTGGAACAGGCTGTCACCAACGTGGACCACATCTTCCATTTTGCAGCGATGGCAAGCGTCCCACGCAGCATGCGTGAACCCGGGTTGTGCCACGAATGGACCACCACCAGCACCGTCGAATTGCTTGCTGCTGGGGCTGCCGCTGGCGTCAAACGGTTGGTGCTCTCGTCAACCAGTGCCGTGTACGGGAACTCGCCCTATGTCGCCAAGCGAGAAGATGACATGCCCGCCCCTTTGTCTCCGTATGCGGCGGCGAAGTTGTCCTCGGAGAACTACTGCCAAGTCTTTCAGCGTGAGTTCCCGATCGAAACGGTGGTTCTGAGGTACTTCAACGTGTTCGGGCCACGGCAAGATCCCCAAAGCGAATACAGCGCGGTGATCCCACGCTTCGTTTCCATGATCCTCAGCGGCGAACGCCCGATCATCTATGGCGACGGACAACAATCTCGCGACTTTGTATTTGTGCGAGACGTCGCCAACGCAAATATGTTGGCGGCGACGGTGAAGGACGCTGCTGGCGGAATCTTCAACGTCGGTCGCGGTCAGCGAACAACGCTCTTGGATTTGCTCGACACACTTCGCGAACTGTTGCAAGGCGACATCCAACCCATTCACGAACCGCCTCGCGCGGGGGATGTTCGAGACTCGCTGGCAGACACAAATCAAATTCGTTCGCGACTCGGATTTGAGCCCACCGTGGACATGAAAGAAGGCCTTCGGCAAAGCATCGAGTACTACCGAGGCATTTGCTCCCAAGCGTGA
- a CDS encoding phage terminase large subunit family protein translates to MAESILPAAWFVRVRDSSKKWMIRCPHCHREQSVWDVGGIRCGAASVGKRIQAHCEHCGNVTASMHYQDDN, encoded by the coding sequence ATGGCAGAATCCATTTTGCCAGCGGCTTGGTTTGTTCGCGTTCGCGATTCGTCGAAGAAATGGATGATCCGATGCCCGCACTGCCACCGCGAACAGTCGGTTTGGGACGTGGGCGGAATCCGATGCGGGGCCGCATCGGTTGGGAAGCGGATCCAGGCACACTGCGAGCACTGCGGGAATGTGACCGCGAGCATGCACTACCAAGACGACAACTGA